In one window of Nicotiana tabacum cultivar K326 chromosome 12, ASM71507v2, whole genome shotgun sequence DNA:
- the LOC107806662 gene encoding U-box domain-containing protein 15 — MVTAGEKDIENQGFTMEEENGSSCQTSPQDKRELVYELMGIIQTVSSYAEYRRTQRKESRNLVRRMKLLLPLLEEIRDFEEQIPESGIECLVKMKKAFHSAKKLLKSCHGGSKLYLALESEAVMRRFHSVYEKLSHALDGMPYEELGISDEEKEQVELMLVQFKRARKRIDTQDMELAMDLMVSLSTENDRNADSASIERLANKLELHTVEDLKAETISIRKVIKERRAQNAESTQQIIDLLNKLKRLAGMEETGIFDEPVIPKALEKSTSLAIPNEFLCPITLQIMTDPVIVSTGQTYERESIQHWLDTNHRTCPKTGETLTHLSLAPNFALKNLIEEWCLKNNFQLPTKQASTNPESPSAGSDEKLLSLIEDLSSCHLEVQRKAVTNIRMLSKENPEKRTFIANSGGIPSIVQLVSYPDSKIQEHAVTALLNLSIDESNKKLISKENAIPAIIEVLQNGSVGAKENSAAALFSLSMLDENKVAIGSLNGIPPLIDLLKNGTIRGKKDAITALFNLCFNHTNKSIAIQAGIVAPLLQLLEEKHLDMVDETLSILLVLTTHPEGRQEVGKLSFIETLVNLIRDGTPKNKECSAAVLLELSTHNSNLMLAALQYGVYEHLVEIGKEGTDRGQRKAKSILQLMTKTEQIPY, encoded by the exons ATGGTAACTGCTGGGGAAAAGGATATTGAAAATCAAGGTTTTACAATGGAGGAAGAAAATGGATCAAGTTGTCAAACTAGCCCACAAGATAAAAGAGAATTGGTTTATGAATTAATGGGTATAATTCAAACTGTAAGTTCTTATGCTGAATATAGGAGGACTCAAAGAAAAGAAAGTCGTAATCTTGTTCGAAGGATGAAGCTTTTATTAcctcttttggaagaaattagaGATTTTGAAGAGCAAATTCCTGAATCGGGTATTGAATGTTTGGTAAAGATGAAGAAGGCATTCCATTCTGCTAAGAAATTGTTAAAATCTTGTCATGGCGGTAGCAAACTTTACCTG GCTTTAGAAAGCGAGGCTGTAATGCGGAGATTTCATTCTGTGTATGAAAAATTAAGTCATGCTTTGGATGGTATGCCTTATGAAGAACTTGGAATTTCAGATGAAGAGAAGGAACAG GTGGAGTTGATGCTCGTTCAATTCAAACGAGCTAGGAAACGAATCGATACTCAAGATATGGAACTTGCAATGGATCTAATGGTATCATTATCCACAGAGAATGACAGAAATGCAGATAGTGCTAGCATAGAGAGGCTCGCGAACAAGCTGGAATTGCATACTGTTGAGGACCTAAAGGCTGAAACAATATCAATAAGAAAAGTGATTAAAGAAAGACGAGCACAGAATGCTGAGAGCACGCAACAAATCATAGATCTTTTAAACAAATTGAAAAGGTTAGCAGGGATGGAAGAAACTGGTATTTTTGACGAACCTGTTATTCCCAAAGCTCTTGAGAAATCCACTTCTTTGGCGATCCCCAATGAATTCCTCTGTCCGATCACGTTACAGATTATGACAGACCCGGTTATTGTTTCAACTGGACAG ACATATGAAAGAGAGAGCATACAGCATTGGTTGGATACTAATCATCGTACATGTCCGAAAACAGGGGAAACTTTGACACACTTGTCATTGGCACCAAACTTTGCTCTAAAGAATTTAATAGAGGAATGGTGTTTGAAGAAcaactttcaacttccaacaaAGCAGGCTTCTACAAACCCCGAAAGTCCTTCTGCTGGAAGTGATGAAAAACTATTGTCGTTGATTGAAGACTTATCCTCGTGTCATTTAGAAGTGCAGAGAAAGGCTGTGACAAATATTCGGATGCTATCAAAAGAAAATCCGGAGAAAAGAACTTTCATTGCTAACAGCGGAGGAATCCCATCAATCGTGCAATTAGTGTCCTATCCGGATTCCAAAATCCAGGAGCATGCTGTCACAGCTCTTTTAAACTTGTCAATCGACGAATCAAATAAGAAACTTATATCCAAAGAAAACGCCATTCCAGCAATAATTGAGGTATTGCAAAATGGAAGTGTTGGTGCTAAAGAGAACTCTGCAGCAGCATTGTTTAGTTTATCAATGCTTGATGAAAATAAAGTAGCTATAGGTTCGTTAAATGGTATCCCGCCATTGATTGATCTATTGAAAAATGGGACAATCAGAGGGAAGAAGGATGCTATAACTGCACTCTTCAATCTATGTTTCAACCACACAAACAAAAGTATAGCGATCCAAGCCGGGATTGTAGCACCATTACTTCAACTACTAGAGGAAAAACATTTAGACATGGTTGATGAGACTCTATCCATATTGTTAGTTCTAACGACACATCCAGAAGGTAGACAGGAAGTTGGAAAGCTTTCGTTCATCGAAACTCTTGTAAATTTGATTAGAGATGGTACTCCAAAGAACAAAGAATGTTCAGCAGCTGTGCTTCTTGAGTTAAGTACACACAATTCAAATCTTATGCTTGCTGCTCTACAGTATGGTGTGTATGAGCATTTAGTAGAGATAGGGAAAGAGGGAACTGACCGAGGACAAAGGAAAGCAAAATCAATATTACAGCTTATGACTAAAACTGAGCAGATTCCATACTGA
- the LOC142167461 gene encoding uncharacterized protein LOC142167461 codes for MRALLVKNKLGFINGNDKKPDPNSSSYRLWERCNDMVTSWILNLLEKEIANSVEYVTDAMELWKELEDQYDKTNGTKLYQIQKEINDLSQGALDITSYYTKMKKLWDELTTLITKSHCTCNCTCGARESMHKAEHDRRLIQFLMGLNETYTVVRGSILMMNPLPIIAQAFSLLIQEERQREIKPHNHLSLESSALNVNTNRTTSFKTNYSPNNSQCYRNRPFCDYCKRPGHTREKCYKLHGYPQGSNQNQNPNISHNQASSFNQNPRQNYNYGNNSGVNQGTRFNRGNRRVANAHVAAADTQHTGDKSCSAQNFSLTKEEYNQLAPSMKRPLVIGRVKYGLYILCPRTTWADLLSIKSNAYQVLKGFFSLVENQFGVNVKAVRIDNGLEFTNTETNMLFQSKGIIHQRAYPYTPQQNGVVERKHKYLLETARALLFQSKLPQKYWDECILCATFLINRLPSTSINDQTPYELLYKRKPNYSHLKSFGCMCYPTVPRPHRDKFEPRTTPHLFVGYPFNTMGYKVLSLATRKIIVSRDVVFNKSIFPFATNLDISSQFYVPHSIPFIEPLCEKLPDSTNDHTEQSHEEPIQLRQSSRTHKAPSYLQDYVHSLPKLKPNTNSLSALFFVNYHVASDLLTPNSQVLVRNVCHDKEPSLYEEATIDPAWQAAMTQEFEALYSNHTWYLVALPPGKQAI; via the exons ATGAGAGCCCTATTGGTGAAAAATAAACTAGGCTTCATCAATGGTAACGACAAAAAGCCAGATCCAAACTCCTCAAGCTATCGATTGTGGGAGAGATGTAATGATATGGTAACTTCATGGATTTTGAATTTATTGGAAAAGGAGATTGCAAACAGTGTTGAATATGTGACAGATGCAATGGAGTTGTGGAAAGAGCTTGAAGATCAATATGATAAGACAAATGGAACAAAGCTCTACCAAATTCAAAAGGAGATTAACGACTTGTCTCAAGGAGCACTTGACATTACTAGCTACTATACAAAAATGAAGAAGTTGTGGGATGAACTTACTACTCTAATTACTAAATCTCATTGCACCTGCAATTGTACATGTGGAGCAAGGGAAAGTATGCACAAAGCAGAACATGATAGAAGATTAATACAATTCCTTATGGGGCTGAATGAAACCTACACTGTTGTTCGAGGAAGTATCCTCATGATGAATCCTCTTCCCATAATTGCACAGGCCTTCTCATTACTGATTCAAGAGGAAAGACAAAGAGAAATTAAGCCTCATAACCACTTATCTCTTGAGTCATCAGCCCTAAATGTCAACACAAATAGGACAACATCATTCAAGACAAATTATTCACCCAACAACTCTCAGTGCTATAGAAACAGACCCTTCTGTGATTACTGTAAGAGGCCAGGCCACACGAGAGAGAAGTGTTATAAACTTCATGGCTATCCTCAAGGCTCCAATCAAAATCAGAATCCAAATATAAGTCACAATCAAGCTTCCAGTTTCAATCAAAATCCAAGACAAAACTATAACTATGGGAATAACTCAGGTGTAAACCAAGGTACCAGATTCAATAGGGGAAATAGAAGAGTGGCTAATGCACATGTAGCAGCCGCAGATACTCAACATACTGGTGATAAAAGCTGCAGTGCTCAAAATTTCAGTCTCACAAAGGAAGAATACAATCAACTT GCCCCTTCAATGAAGAGGCCTCTGGTGATTGGTAGAGTCAAATATGGACTTTATATCTTATGTCCAAG GACCACTTGGGCTGATCTCCTATCCATTAAAAGCAATGCTTACCAAGTTCTTAAGGGATTTTTTAGTTTGGTGGAAAATCAATTTGGAGTAAATGTTAAAGCTGTGAGAATAGACAATGGATTGGAGTTCACCAACACAGAGACAAACATGTTATTCCAATCCAAAGGCATCATACATCAAAGAGCTTACCCTtacactccacaacaaaatggtgtggtGGAAAGAAAACACAAGTACCTCCTTGAGACAGCTAGGGCTCTCCTCTTTCAGTCTAAATTGCCCCAAAAATATTGGGATGAATGCATACTCTGTGCAACCTTCCTCATAAACAGGTTGCCTTCCACTTCTATCAATGATCAAACTCCATATGAACTGTTGTATAAGAGAAAGCCAAATTACTCTCACCTAAAGAGTTTTGGCTGCATGTGCTACCCCACTGTGCCTAGGCCTCATAGAGACAAATTTGAACCTAGAACAACACCACATCTTTTTGTTGGCTATCCTTTCAACACAATGGGATACAAAGTTCTAAGTCTGGCTACTAGAAAAATCATTGTTTCCAGAGATGTAGTCTTCAATAAGTCTATCTTTCCATTTGCAACCAATTTGGATATATCTTCCCAATTTTATGTCCCTCATTCAATTCCTTTCATTGAACCTCTATGTGAGAAACTTCCTGACAGTACAAAT GATCATACTGAACAGTCTCATGAAGAACCTATACAACTGAGACAGTCATCAAGAACACATAAGGCACCCAGTTATCTACAAGACTATGTACATTCCCTACctaaacttaaaccaaataccaacTCCCTTAGTGCCCTGTTTTTTGTAAACTACCATGTTGCCTCTGATCTACTAACTCCTAATAGTCAAGTTCTTGTGAGAAATGTTTGTCATGACAAGGAACCATCATTATATGAGGAAGCAACCATTGATCCTGCATGGCAAGCTGCAATGACACAGGAGTTTGAGGCCCTATATTCCAACCATACTTGGTACCTAGTAGCTTTACCACCAGGAAAACAAGCAATATGA
- the LOC107806660 gene encoding G2/mitotic-specific cyclin-2 → MVGSDENFSGVMRASNLQGGLRPVVGGGKLTAGVGQNRRALSTINRNVIGAPPLPYAVNKRNGISDNKANAANKIPPVPIHRPITRKLAAQIASKQQQPAVEVTKPPVPLAPNRNESEDCIIIDAEEYKATGDSSVPMFVQHTEAMMEEIDRMDEEIEMEDVEDCPIVDIDSTDKKNTLAVVEYIDDIYAYYKKTEVLSCVPPNYMEQQIDVNERMRAILIDWLIEVHYKFELMEETLYLTVNLIDRFLAVQSVIRKKLQLVGITALLLACKYEEVSVPVVEDLILISDKAYTRNEVLVMEKLMVNTLQFNVTVPTAYVFMRRFLKAAQSDKKVELMSFFLIELCLVEYEMLKFPPSMLAAAAIFTAQCTLGVSKEWNKTCEKHSSYAKDQLSECSRLMVSFHQKAASGKLTGVHRKYSTSKYGYAARCEPASFLLEAAWF, encoded by the exons ATGGTTGGATCAGACGAGAACTTTTCAGGTGTGATGAgggcttcaaatcttcaag GAGGATTAAGGCCTGTTGTTGGAGGAGGAAAATTGACTGCAGGAGTTGGACAAAATAGAAGGGCACTTAGTACAATCAATAGGAATGTAATTGGAGCTCCCCCTTTACCCTATGCTGTCAACAAGAGAAATGGCATTTCTGA CAACAAAGCCAATGCTGCTAACAAAATCCCTCCTGTTCCGATTCATCGTCCAATcacaag GAAGTTAGCTGCACAAATCGCAAGCAAACAGCAGCAACCTGCAGTCGAG GTAACAAAGCCACCAGTCCCATTGGCACCAAATAGAAATGAATCAGAAGACTGCATTATTATCGATGCTGAAGAATACAAGGCTACTGGTGATTCTTCCGTGCCAATGTTTGTGCAACATACTGAAGCAATGATGGAGGAAATTGATAGGATG GACGAGGAGATAGAGATGGAAGATGTAGAAGACTGTCCAATTGTGGATATAGACAGCACTGATAAAAAGAACACGCTTGCAGTTGTGGAGTACATTGACGACATCTATGCTTACTACAAGAAGACTGAG GTTCTTAGCTGTGTCCCTCCAAACTACATGGAACAGCAAATTGATGTTAATGAAAGGATGAGAGCCATCCTAATTGACTGGCTGATTGAG GTACACTACAAGTTTGAACTGATGGAGGAGACCCTGTATTTGACTGTGAATCTTATCGATAGATTCCTAGCAGTTCAGTCAGtgattaggaaaaaacttcaaCTTGTCGGAATAACTGCATTGCTTCTTGCCTGCAAATATGAAGAGGTTTCTGTACCTGTAGTGGAGGATCTAATTTTAATTTCTGACAAGGCTTACACCAGAAATGAAGTGCTTGTGATG GAAAAGTTGATGGTTAATACCTTGCAATTCAATGTAACAGTGCCTACAGCATATGTGTTTATGAGGCGATTTCTTAAAGCCGCTCAGTCTGATAAAAAG GTGGAGCTCATGTCTTTCTTCTTGATAGAGCTATGTTTGGTTGAATATGAGATGCTTAAATTCCCACCATCAATGCTAGCAGCTGCTGCTATCTTTACTGCTCAATGCACTCTTGGTGTTTCTAAGGAGTGGAATAAAACCTGTGAGAAGCATAGCAGCTATGCTAAAGATCAGCTTTC GGAATGCTCGAGATTGATGGTTTCTTTCCATCAGAAGGCAGCAAGTGGGAAGCTTACTGGCGTGCACCGAAAGTACAGCACTTCTAAATATGGCTATGCTGCTAGATGTGAACCAGCTTCTTTCCTGTTAGAAGCAGCATGGTTCTAG
- the LOC107806663 gene encoding BTB/POZ domain-containing protein At2g30600 isoform X1 has protein sequence MVHCQLYCEVSKEELFPPGEMMDKKQKKFLTVAPFECAWPNDLRFREAGRGCVAFDAFAHNDVTIVFREQVGSQHYHYKRDNCPHYTVIIGSHRNKRFKIEVDGKTVVDAAGVGLCCSSAFQSYWISIYDGLISIGKGRYPFQNLCFQWLDSNPNCSVQYVGLSSWDKHVGYRNVNVLPVTPNHLSLWKHVDYVEHDLGEDDLEQELEDQIANYESWGLGKFLENWELSDMFFVVGKEERVVPAHKLILAACGDFGLSSSVEEVVHLPDISYSVLHALLQYVYTGHAQILESDLRSLKSLSLQYKVMPLVKQCEEILEQLTSHEQLVESPKPVDISYPSWLQCSKTFPYGLPINRERLEQFLSTGEYSDLDIYVGVHDLVLQSHKVILGSWSVPFAKMFTNGMRESASSMVCLKDVPLEAFKIMLEFMYTGELNKEATGGINTLLLQLLLLADEFGVTLLHQECCKILLECLSEDSVCPILQVISSVPSCKLIEETCERIFSMHFDYCTTASIDFVMLDEASFSNILQHTDLTVTSEERVLNAILLWCLQARELYGWETVNELIVNSTPEMLFGERLKSLNGFLNLVRFPLLPLELLKKFEGSNLCQQIPTFDHLVKEAIRFLEFGVTGSKRSQKFQHRKSSFKELLYICDGDSNGVLYFAGTSYGKHQWVNPVLSKRVTITASSPISRCTDPKVLVSRNFQGTSLAGPQMEDGRNASWWMVDVGQDHQLMCNYYTLRQDGSRAFMRRWNFQGSLDGKSWTNLRIHENDQTICKPGQFASWPITGPNALLPFRFFRLLMTAPTTDDTNPWNCCICFLELYGYFR, from the exons ATGGTTCACTGCCAGCTATATTGTGAAGTGAGTAAAGAAGAATTGTTTCCTCCGGGAGAAATGATGGACAAGAAGCAGAAGAAGTTTCTTACTGTGGCGCCTTTTGAGTGTGCCTGGCCTAATGATCTGAGATTTAGAGAAGCAGGAAGGGGTTGTGTAGCTTTTGATGCTTTTGCACATAACGATGTAACAATCGTTTTTCGCGAGCAGGTAGGGAGTCAGCATTATCACTACAAAAGGGATAATTGTCCACACTATACTGTAATCATTGGTAGTCATAGGAATAAGAGATTTAAGATTGAGGTTGATGGGAAAACGGTGGTTGACGCAGCTGGTGTTGGTCTTTGTTGTTCTTCAGCATTTCAAAGCTACTGGATTAGTATCTATGATGGATTGATTAGCATTGGCAAGGGAAGGTATCCTTTTCAGAATCTTTGCTTTCAGTGGCTTGATTCGAATCCCAATTGCAGCGTTCAGTATGTTGGTCTTAGCAGTTGGGATAAACATGTTGGATACAGGAATGTTAATGTACTGCCTGTCACACCGAATCATTTATCTTTGTGGAAGCATGTGGATTATGTTGAGCATGACTTAGGCGAGGATGATTTAGAACAAGAGTTAGAAGATCAAATTGCTAATTATGAAAGTTGGGGTCTTGGAAAGTTTCTTGAGAATTGGGAGTTATCTGATATGTTCTTTGTTGTTGGAAAGGAAGAAAGGGTTGTTCCAGCTCATAAGCTCATTTTAGCTGCATGTGGAGATTTTGGTCTTAGTTCATCAGTTGAAGAAGTTGTTCACTTGCCAGACATTAGTTATTCCGTCCTTCATGCACTTCTTCAGTATGTCTACACCGGACATGCTCAG ATTTTGGAATCTGATCTCCGCTCGTTGAAGTCTTTGAGTTTACAATACAAAGTGATGCCATTGGTGAAGCAATGTGAAGAGATCCTTGAGCAACTTACGTCTCATGAGCAACTTGTTGAATCACCTAAGCCTGTAGACATATCTTATCCGAGCTGGCTCCAATGTAGCAAAACTTTTCCATATGGGTTGCCCATTAATAGAGAAAGGCTTGAACAGTTCCTCTCGACCGGAGAATACAGTGATCTAGACATTTATGTTGGAGTTCATGACCTTGTTTTGCAGTCACATAAAGTAATCCTTGGGTCATGGAGTGTTCCTTTCGCAAAG ATGTTTACCAATGGAATGAGGGAGAGTGCTTCTTCAATGGTCTGCTTAAAAGATGTCCCTCTTGAAGCATTTAAGATTATGCTAGAATTCATGTACACTGGAGAACTTAATAAAGAAGCCACCGGCGGAATTAATACCTTGTTACTCCAGCTTCTTTTACTGGCGGATGAGTTTGGGGTTACTCTTCTTCATCAGGAGTGCTGCAAAATACTTTTGGAGTGCCTCTCAGAG GACTCAGTATGCCCAATTCTTCAAGTGATATCATCTGTTCCCTCATGTAAACTCATTGAAGAAACCTGTGAGAGGATATTCTCGATGCACTTTGATTATTGTACAACTGCAAGCATCGACTTTGTCATGTTAGATGAAGCAAGCTTTAGCAATATCCTTCAG CATACAGATTTGACAGTGACATCCGAAGAGAGAGTTCTCAATGCCATCTTACTTTGGTGCTTACAAGCAAGAGAATTGTATGGATGGGAAACAGTAAACGAATTGATTGTAAATTCAACACCAGAGATGCTTTTTGGGGAGAGGCTTAAGTCTCTAAATGGATTTCTGAATCTTGTGCGGTTCCCCTTACTGCCACTTGAATTGCTGAAGAAG TTTGAAGGAAGTAACCTTTGCCAGCAGATTCCCACTTTTGACCATCTG GTTAAAGAGGCTATAAGATTTCTGGAATTTGGGGTCACCGGTTCTAAACGAAGCCAAAA GTTTCAGCATAGGAAATCAAGTTTCAAGGAGCTGCTTTACATATGTGATGGAGACAGCAATGGGGTCCTCTATTTTGCTGGCACATCATATGGGAAACACCAGTGGGTAAATCCTGTCTTGTCTAAG AGAGTAACTATCACTGCTAGTAGCCCCATTTCAAGATGCACTGATCCTAAGGTCTTGGTGTCAAGAAATTTCCAG GGTACATCTCTTGCTGGACCTCAGATGGAGGACGGAAGAAACGCTTCATGGTGGATGGTCGATGTTGGTCAAGATCACCAG CTCATGTGTAACTACTACACATTAAGACAGGACGGATCAAGAGCATTTATGAGACGTTGGAACTTTCAG GGGTCTTTGGATGGGAAAAGTTGGACAAACCTGAGAATACATGAGAATGATCAAACTATTTGCAAGCCAGGTCAATTTGCGTCGTGGCCTATTACCGGTCCAAATGCTCTACTTCCTTTCAGATTCTTTCGACTTCTCATGACCGCTCCTACTACAGATGATACTAACCCATGGAACTGTTGCATCTGCTTCTTAGAACTATATGGTTATTTTCGTTAG
- the LOC107806663 gene encoding BTB/POZ domain-containing protein At2g30600 isoform X2: MMDKKQKKFLTVAPFECAWPNDLRFREAGRGCVAFDAFAHNDVTIVFREQVGSQHYHYKRDNCPHYTVIIGSHRNKRFKIEVDGKTVVDAAGVGLCCSSAFQSYWISIYDGLISIGKGRYPFQNLCFQWLDSNPNCSVQYVGLSSWDKHVGYRNVNVLPVTPNHLSLWKHVDYVEHDLGEDDLEQELEDQIANYESWGLGKFLENWELSDMFFVVGKEERVVPAHKLILAACGDFGLSSSVEEVVHLPDISYSVLHALLQYVYTGHAQILESDLRSLKSLSLQYKVMPLVKQCEEILEQLTSHEQLVESPKPVDISYPSWLQCSKTFPYGLPINRERLEQFLSTGEYSDLDIYVGVHDLVLQSHKVILGSWSVPFAKMFTNGMRESASSMVCLKDVPLEAFKIMLEFMYTGELNKEATGGINTLLLQLLLLADEFGVTLLHQECCKILLECLSEDSVCPILQVISSVPSCKLIEETCERIFSMHFDYCTTASIDFVMLDEASFSNILQHTDLTVTSEERVLNAILLWCLQARELYGWETVNELIVNSTPEMLFGERLKSLNGFLNLVRFPLLPLELLKKFEGSNLCQQIPTFDHLVKEAIRFLEFGVTGSKRSQKFQHRKSSFKELLYICDGDSNGVLYFAGTSYGKHQWVNPVLSKRVTITASSPISRCTDPKVLVSRNFQGTSLAGPQMEDGRNASWWMVDVGQDHQLMCNYYTLRQDGSRAFMRRWNFQGSLDGKSWTNLRIHENDQTICKPGQFASWPITGPNALLPFRFFRLLMTAPTTDDTNPWNCCICFLELYGYFR, from the exons ATGATGGACAAGAAGCAGAAGAAGTTTCTTACTGTGGCGCCTTTTGAGTGTGCCTGGCCTAATGATCTGAGATTTAGAGAAGCAGGAAGGGGTTGTGTAGCTTTTGATGCTTTTGCACATAACGATGTAACAATCGTTTTTCGCGAGCAGGTAGGGAGTCAGCATTATCACTACAAAAGGGATAATTGTCCACACTATACTGTAATCATTGGTAGTCATAGGAATAAGAGATTTAAGATTGAGGTTGATGGGAAAACGGTGGTTGACGCAGCTGGTGTTGGTCTTTGTTGTTCTTCAGCATTTCAAAGCTACTGGATTAGTATCTATGATGGATTGATTAGCATTGGCAAGGGAAGGTATCCTTTTCAGAATCTTTGCTTTCAGTGGCTTGATTCGAATCCCAATTGCAGCGTTCAGTATGTTGGTCTTAGCAGTTGGGATAAACATGTTGGATACAGGAATGTTAATGTACTGCCTGTCACACCGAATCATTTATCTTTGTGGAAGCATGTGGATTATGTTGAGCATGACTTAGGCGAGGATGATTTAGAACAAGAGTTAGAAGATCAAATTGCTAATTATGAAAGTTGGGGTCTTGGAAAGTTTCTTGAGAATTGGGAGTTATCTGATATGTTCTTTGTTGTTGGAAAGGAAGAAAGGGTTGTTCCAGCTCATAAGCTCATTTTAGCTGCATGTGGAGATTTTGGTCTTAGTTCATCAGTTGAAGAAGTTGTTCACTTGCCAGACATTAGTTATTCCGTCCTTCATGCACTTCTTCAGTATGTCTACACCGGACATGCTCAG ATTTTGGAATCTGATCTCCGCTCGTTGAAGTCTTTGAGTTTACAATACAAAGTGATGCCATTGGTGAAGCAATGTGAAGAGATCCTTGAGCAACTTACGTCTCATGAGCAACTTGTTGAATCACCTAAGCCTGTAGACATATCTTATCCGAGCTGGCTCCAATGTAGCAAAACTTTTCCATATGGGTTGCCCATTAATAGAGAAAGGCTTGAACAGTTCCTCTCGACCGGAGAATACAGTGATCTAGACATTTATGTTGGAGTTCATGACCTTGTTTTGCAGTCACATAAAGTAATCCTTGGGTCATGGAGTGTTCCTTTCGCAAAG ATGTTTACCAATGGAATGAGGGAGAGTGCTTCTTCAATGGTCTGCTTAAAAGATGTCCCTCTTGAAGCATTTAAGATTATGCTAGAATTCATGTACACTGGAGAACTTAATAAAGAAGCCACCGGCGGAATTAATACCTTGTTACTCCAGCTTCTTTTACTGGCGGATGAGTTTGGGGTTACTCTTCTTCATCAGGAGTGCTGCAAAATACTTTTGGAGTGCCTCTCAGAG GACTCAGTATGCCCAATTCTTCAAGTGATATCATCTGTTCCCTCATGTAAACTCATTGAAGAAACCTGTGAGAGGATATTCTCGATGCACTTTGATTATTGTACAACTGCAAGCATCGACTTTGTCATGTTAGATGAAGCAAGCTTTAGCAATATCCTTCAG CATACAGATTTGACAGTGACATCCGAAGAGAGAGTTCTCAATGCCATCTTACTTTGGTGCTTACAAGCAAGAGAATTGTATGGATGGGAAACAGTAAACGAATTGATTGTAAATTCAACACCAGAGATGCTTTTTGGGGAGAGGCTTAAGTCTCTAAATGGATTTCTGAATCTTGTGCGGTTCCCCTTACTGCCACTTGAATTGCTGAAGAAG TTTGAAGGAAGTAACCTTTGCCAGCAGATTCCCACTTTTGACCATCTG GTTAAAGAGGCTATAAGATTTCTGGAATTTGGGGTCACCGGTTCTAAACGAAGCCAAAA GTTTCAGCATAGGAAATCAAGTTTCAAGGAGCTGCTTTACATATGTGATGGAGACAGCAATGGGGTCCTCTATTTTGCTGGCACATCATATGGGAAACACCAGTGGGTAAATCCTGTCTTGTCTAAG AGAGTAACTATCACTGCTAGTAGCCCCATTTCAAGATGCACTGATCCTAAGGTCTTGGTGTCAAGAAATTTCCAG GGTACATCTCTTGCTGGACCTCAGATGGAGGACGGAAGAAACGCTTCATGGTGGATGGTCGATGTTGGTCAAGATCACCAG CTCATGTGTAACTACTACACATTAAGACAGGACGGATCAAGAGCATTTATGAGACGTTGGAACTTTCAG GGGTCTTTGGATGGGAAAAGTTGGACAAACCTGAGAATACATGAGAATGATCAAACTATTTGCAAGCCAGGTCAATTTGCGTCGTGGCCTATTACCGGTCCAAATGCTCTACTTCCTTTCAGATTCTTTCGACTTCTCATGACCGCTCCTACTACAGATGATACTAACCCATGGAACTGTTGCATCTGCTTCTTAGAACTATATGGTTATTTTCGTTAG